A window of the Parabacteroides merdae ATCC 43184 genome harbors these coding sequences:
- a CDS encoding trimeric intracellular cation channel family protein: MIDFITFCDYTGTFAFAISGIRLASAKQFDWFGAYVVGVVTAVGGGTIRDILLNATPFWMEQASYLIISALALLFVIIFRKYVISLNNTFFIFDAIGLGLFGVVGIEKALTFGFPMWVAIVMGTITGAFGGMIRDILINEVPLIFRKDIYALACVFGGIIYYACLQMGIGPSLTQLIAATGIFVSRIVAVKYHISVPVLKGEE; this comes from the coding sequence ATGATAGACTTTATTACGTTTTGCGATTACACCGGGACATTCGCTTTTGCGATTAGCGGCATCCGTTTGGCCTCTGCCAAACAATTTGACTGGTTCGGGGCCTATGTTGTCGGTGTGGTTACGGCGGTAGGAGGCGGTACGATCCGCGATATCCTGCTCAATGCCACCCCTTTTTGGATGGAACAAGCCTCTTATCTCATCATATCGGCTCTGGCGTTGCTCTTCGTTATCATATTCAGGAAATATGTGATTAGCTTGAACAATACTTTCTTTATTTTCGATGCGATAGGGCTGGGACTGTTCGGCGTGGTCGGTATCGAGAAGGCGCTGACATTCGGATTCCCGATGTGGGTGGCCATTGTGATGGGGACGATTACGGGGGCTTTCGGCGGTATGATCCGCGATATCCTGATTAACGAGGTTCCGCTGATTTTCCGAAAAGATATTTATGCGCTGGCATGCGTGTTCGGAGGCATTATTTATTACGCTTGCTTACAGATGGGTATCGGGCCCTCACTGACGCAGCTTATTGCTGCTACCGGAATATTCGTTTCACGGATAGTGGCAGTAAAATATCATATAAGCGTCCCTGTATTAAAAGGAGAAGAATAA
- a CDS encoding asparaginase, producing the protein MTASINIQSEKASILLIYTGGTIGMIENPETGVLESFNFQHLKDNMPELKKLGYAVSTIQFDPAMDSSEMGPESWMKIVKIIADNYQLYDGFVVLHGTDTMSFTASALSFMLENLSKPVIFTGSQLPIGMLRTDGKENLITAIEIAAAKENGVPVVPEVCIFFENDLLRGNRTSKINADNFNAFRSYNYPPLAHAGIYIKYDTGQVYHPVSRKPLKPHYLLDRNIAVLKLFPGISPQVVESILNIPGLKGVVMETFGSGNAPCYDWFLTMLKEAVSRGIVIVNVTQCSAGSVEMHRYETGHKLLEAGVISGFDSTTESAVTKLMFLFGHGLTPEEVKDHMNCSLIGEVTIPDSFRP; encoded by the coding sequence ATGACAGCAAGTATAAACATTCAAAGTGAGAAAGCCTCGATCCTGCTCATCTATACCGGCGGAACGATCGGTATGATCGAAAACCCCGAAACCGGCGTGTTGGAATCGTTCAATTTCCAACATTTGAAGGATAATATGCCGGAACTGAAGAAGTTGGGGTATGCGGTTTCGACCATTCAGTTCGATCCGGCTATGGATTCATCGGAGATGGGGCCGGAGTCATGGATGAAGATCGTAAAGATTATTGCAGACAATTACCAGTTGTACGACGGCTTTGTCGTGCTTCATGGTACGGACACGATGTCTTTCACGGCATCTGCTTTGAGTTTTATGCTGGAAAACTTAAGTAAACCGGTCATCTTTACCGGTTCGCAATTGCCGATCGGTATGTTGCGGACCGACGGGAAAGAAAACCTGATCACCGCCATCGAGATCGCCGCAGCCAAGGAAAACGGTGTCCCGGTTGTGCCGGAGGTCTGTATCTTTTTCGAAAATGACTTGTTGAGGGGTAACCGTACGAGTAAGATCAATGCGGACAACTTCAATGCTTTCCGTTCATACAATTATCCGCCGCTGGCACATGCCGGTATCTATATAAAGTATGACACTGGGCAGGTTTACCATCCTGTTTCGAGAAAGCCGTTGAAGCCGCATTATCTCTTGGACCGGAATATTGCGGTGCTGAAACTTTTTCCGGGGATTTCTCCCCAGGTGGTGGAAAGCATCCTGAACATACCGGGACTGAAGGGAGTCGTGATGGAAACGTTCGGAAGCGGTAATGCACCGTGCTACGATTGGTTCCTGACGATGTTGAAAGAAGCGGTGAGCCGGGGAATTGTGATTGTAAATGTAACCCAGTGTAGTGCCGGAAGTGTAGAAATGCATCGGTATGAGACTGGTCATAAATTGTTGGAAGCGGGAGTGATAAGCGGTTTCGACAGTACGACCGAAAGTGCTGTTACCAAGCTCATGTTCCTTTTCGGCCACGGCTTGACGCCGGAAGAGGTGAAGGACCACATGAACTGTTCGCTGATCGGGGAGGTGACGATCCCCGACTCATTTCGCCCGTAA
- a CDS encoding MBL fold metallo-hydrolase, whose amino-acid sequence MKLSFLSLASGSSGNCYYLGTPEFGVLIDAGIGIRTIKKVLKDKAIDFSKIVAVLITHDHADHIKTVGCLGEKHCIPVYTTEAVHRGISKSRYVEETLVSSRKVIEKEVPFMIRDFRITAFEVPHDSTDNVGYYIEYGDHKFTLATDVGHITETVSKYMGMANHLIIEANYDEEMLQFGTYPAFLKERVASPTGHLSNREAAEFLATHYDPKLKDIWLCHLSRDNNHPELAYKTVDFRLFQEGVRVGKDVSLHALKRTTPSDIFEFD is encoded by the coding sequence ATGAAACTATCATTTCTGAGTTTAGCAAGTGGAAGCAGTGGAAACTGCTATTATCTGGGAACACCCGAATTCGGCGTGTTGATTGATGCAGGTATCGGTATTCGTACCATAAAGAAGGTGTTGAAAGATAAAGCGATCGATTTCTCCAAAATTGTTGCAGTCCTGATCACGCACGATCATGCCGATCATATCAAGACTGTAGGTTGTCTGGGAGAGAAACATTGTATTCCTGTTTATACGACAGAGGCCGTCCACCGAGGAATCAGCAAGAGTCGCTACGTGGAGGAAACGCTTGTCAGTTCGCGTAAGGTGATAGAAAAGGAAGTGCCTTTTATGATCCGCGATTTCCGCATTACTGCTTTCGAAGTCCCGCATGATAGTACCGATAATGTGGGTTATTATATCGAATATGGAGATCATAAGTTTACGTTGGCAACGGATGTCGGCCATATTACCGAAACGGTAAGTAAATACATGGGCATGGCGAACCACCTGATCATAGAAGCCAATTATGACGAGGAGATGTTGCAATTCGGCACGTATCCTGCTTTTCTGAAGGAACGCGTAGCCAGCCCGACCGGACATTTGAGCAACCGTGAAGCTGCCGAATTCCTCGCAACTCATTATGATCCCAAATTAAAAGATATCTGGTTGTGTCACCTGAGCCGTGACAATAACCATCCCGAACTTGCTTATAAGACAGTCGATTTCCGCCTGTTTCAAGAAGGGGTACGGGTTGGAAAGGATGTTTCCCTGCATGCTCTGAAACGGACTACACCGTCTGATATATTTGAATTTGATTAA
- a CDS encoding 6-bladed beta-propeller, producing the protein MKFSYIFLIVIIGTSLFCSGCQHVFQKGRPFPSVNLDSVMVVPMQEQQVEIITVTHEIKEPTPVSQLIEDFYYVPLETTEASLFAYCNQIELYGHRIFVFDRHGTEKLFIFSDKGKFLKSLGEKGEAPFEFFKPGSFAIDREKDQLVIYDNMKQKWMRFTLDGKFIASIDVPFTTICNFQILPSGEYVTATHKTRMNTHLGQYADYRILYTDSTGVLRKAAYDIAETEHSALVYDPVGRNEEDVFYVPIYLNEVYTVTDTALTLKYKFDYSDFNPFEKEKMGAFESYEDFRDYRLSHTYVHQYAENDTHLMFVTSDKDDYRFVSFYDKRSKKLINLAGFYNDTDFVMDFGSGLYSYKDYFMALVSPSTLRGLKMHIDQTTHYSIREDNKVVFENLKEDDNLVLVFFKIKDL; encoded by the coding sequence ATGAAATTTTCTTATATTTTCCTTATCGTAATAATAGGAACATCGTTGTTTTGTTCCGGATGTCAACATGTTTTTCAGAAAGGGCGTCCCTTTCCTTCTGTGAATTTGGATAGTGTCATGGTCGTTCCTATGCAGGAACAACAGGTTGAAATAATAACTGTTACCCATGAAATCAAAGAGCCTACTCCGGTATCACAATTGATTGAGGATTTCTACTATGTTCCGTTAGAAACGACAGAGGCTTCTTTATTTGCTTATTGTAATCAAATAGAACTCTATGGGCACAGAATCTTTGTGTTTGATAGACATGGGACAGAAAAACTTTTCATATTTAGTGATAAGGGGAAGTTTTTGAAATCATTAGGGGAAAAAGGAGAAGCTCCTTTTGAGTTTTTCAAACCGGGATCATTCGCAATAGACCGCGAAAAGGATCAATTGGTGATATATGACAATATGAAGCAGAAATGGATGCGATTTACTTTGGATGGAAAGTTCATCGCATCGATAGATGTCCCCTTTACTACGATATGCAATTTTCAGATCCTGCCTAGTGGGGAGTATGTAACAGCCACTCATAAAACCCGGATGAATACTCATTTGGGGCAATATGCAGATTATCGGATTTTATATACAGACAGTACCGGTGTTCTTCGAAAGGCAGCATATGATATTGCAGAAACCGAACACTCCGCATTGGTTTATGACCCGGTAGGGAGAAATGAGGAGGATGTTTTTTATGTTCCGATATATTTGAATGAGGTTTATACAGTTACAGACACAGCATTGACCCTTAAGTACAAATTTGATTACAGTGATTTTAATCCTTTTGAAAAAGAAAAAATGGGAGCTTTCGAAAGTTATGAAGATTTTCGTGATTATCGGTTGAGTCATACTTATGTTCACCAATATGCAGAGAATGATACGCACTTGATGTTTGTGACCAGTGATAAAGACGATTACCGTTTTGTCTCTTTTTATGATAAGCGGAGTAAAAAGTTGATTAATCTTGCTGGCTTTTATAACGATACGGATTTTGTAATGGATTTTGGAAGTGGGCTTTATAGTTATAAAGATTATTTTATGGCTTTGGTCTCGCCATCAACGTTGAGGGGATTAAAAATGCACATAGATCAGACAACTCATTATTCGATCCGCGAGGATAATAAGGTCGTGTTTGAAAACTTGAAAGAGGATGATAACTTGGTTTTGGTATTCTTTAAAATAAAGGATCTATGA
- the lepB gene encoding signal peptidase I, translating into MRTGKFIIGILLLCCFIRMVIGEPCTVPSGSMEPTLLCGDRLWINKLAYGGRFPSRWADIPLLNVFTWIRPLRLADEENHWEYRRLPGYSEPKQGDIAVFNSPVDPQLLLVKRITRVVKKGEPLRIDRRTLLLYRSLILRDGGKVMEKDGKIYIDGKSSSQYIPKQRFYYMEGDNRMNSHDSRSFGFISEEAIIGKFDFVLFSIDSQKQWWKAIRLRRMMMRFP; encoded by the coding sequence ATGAGAACGGGGAAATTCATTATTGGTATTTTGCTGCTATGCTGTTTTATCCGTATGGTGATCGGGGAGCCATGTACTGTGCCTTCGGGGAGCATGGAGCCGACGTTGCTTTGCGGAGATCGGCTTTGGATTAACAAGCTGGCTTATGGTGGACGATTCCCCTCTCGTTGGGCGGATATCCCGTTGCTGAATGTCTTTACTTGGATACGCCCTCTGCGTCTTGCTGATGAAGAGAATCATTGGGAGTATCGTCGTTTGCCGGGTTACAGCGAACCTAAACAGGGGGATATTGCGGTGTTCAACAGCCCGGTAGATCCGCAATTGTTGTTGGTCAAGCGAATTACCCGGGTGGTAAAAAAAGGAGAGCCTCTTCGGATCGACCGGCGAACGCTTCTTCTTTATCGTTCGTTGATTTTGCGTGACGGAGGGAAAGTGATGGAGAAAGATGGGAAAATATATATCGATGGAAAGAGCAGCTCGCAGTATATACCCAAGCAACGCTTTTATTATATGGAGGGGGATAACAGGATGAACTCGCATGATAGCCGGTCGTTTGGTTTTATTTCGGAAGAGGCAATCATTGGAAAGTTCGATTTTGTTCTTTTCTCTATCGATTCCCAAAAGCAATGGTGGAAAGCAATTCGTTTGCGACGAATGATGATGCGGTTTCCTTAA
- the rpiB gene encoding ribose 5-phosphate isomerase B, whose protein sequence is MKTLGLCSDHAGYELKEFVKQILDSKGLAYKDFGTDSTESCDYPDYAHPLAKAVEAGEVYPGIAICGSGNGIAMTLNKHQGIRAALCWQEEIARLAREHNNANILVMPGRFISQEEATHTVEAFLSTPFEGGRHQRRIDKIPL, encoded by the coding sequence ATGAAAACATTAGGTTTATGTAGTGACCACGCAGGGTACGAACTGAAAGAATTCGTAAAACAAATACTCGACTCGAAAGGGTTGGCCTATAAAGATTTCGGAACCGACTCGACTGAAAGTTGTGATTATCCCGATTACGCCCATCCGCTTGCCAAAGCTGTAGAAGCCGGCGAAGTATATCCCGGAATAGCCATCTGCGGATCCGGAAACGGAATAGCCATGACACTCAATAAACATCAGGGAATACGGGCCGCTCTGTGCTGGCAAGAAGAGATAGCACGTCTCGCACGCGAGCACAATAATGCCAACATACTCGTAATGCCCGGCAGATTTATCAGTCAAGAGGAAGCCACTCATACGGTCGAAGCCTTTCTGAGCACCCCGTTCGAAGGCGGTCGGCATCAGCGCAGGATTGACAAAATTCCTTTGTGA
- a CDS encoding transketolase family protein: protein MNDIKLMNKAADNIRILAASMVEKAKSGHPGGAMGGADFVNVLFSEFLVYDPKNPAWEGRDRYFQDPGHMSPMLYSVLALAGKFTIDELKEFRQWGSVTPGHPEVNVMRGIENTSGPLGQGHTYAVGAAIAAKFLKARLGDVMNQTIYTYISDGGIQEEISQGAGRIAGTLGLDNLIMFYDANNIQLSTTVGEVTTENVAMKYEAWGWKVITINGNDVTEIRRALTEAKAETSRPTLIIGNTIMGKGAVGADKSSYENKVSTHGQPLSAAGVSIADTIRNLGGNPDDPFQIFPEVAELYAKRAKELEAIVAERYAAKAEWAKANPELAAKMDLWFSGKAPVIDWKAIEQKPNQATRAASATVLGVLATQVENMIVSSADLSNSDKTDGFLKKTHAFVKGDFSGAFLQAGVAELTMACVCIGMSLHGGVIVACGTFFVFSDYMKPAIRMAALMEQPVKFVWSHDAFRVGEDGPTHEPVEQEVQIRLMEKLKNHKGHNSMLVLRPADVTETTIAWKMAMENTATPTALIFSRQNITDLPAKGNRYDEALQAEKGAYIVESDENPDVIMVASGSEVSTLEEGAALLRADGIKVRIVSVPSEGLFRSQSKEYQESVIPTGSKVFGLTAGLPVNLEGLVGANGKVWGLESFGFSAPYKVLDEKLGFTGQNVYNQVKELLN, encoded by the coding sequence ATGAACGATATTAAATTAATGAACAAAGCAGCGGACAACATCCGTATCCTGGCTGCGTCAATGGTAGAAAAAGCGAAATCCGGTCACCCCGGTGGTGCAATGGGTGGTGCAGACTTTGTGAACGTACTGTTTTCAGAGTTCCTCGTGTATGATCCCAAGAATCCCGCATGGGAAGGCAGAGACCGCTATTTCCAGGACCCGGGGCATATGTCGCCGATGCTTTATTCAGTACTCGCCCTCGCAGGCAAATTCACGATCGACGAACTGAAAGAGTTCCGCCAGTGGGGTAGTGTGACTCCGGGACATCCCGAAGTCAACGTGATGCGTGGTATAGAAAACACATCCGGTCCGTTGGGACAAGGCCACACTTACGCCGTAGGTGCTGCTATCGCCGCCAAGTTCCTGAAAGCACGCCTGGGTGACGTCATGAATCAGACGATCTACACATATATATCCGATGGTGGCATCCAGGAAGAGATTTCTCAGGGAGCCGGACGTATTGCCGGTACGCTGGGACTGGACAACCTGATTATGTTTTACGATGCCAACAACATCCAGCTTTCCACAACCGTAGGCGAAGTGACGACAGAAAACGTAGCCATGAAATACGAAGCATGGGGTTGGAAAGTCATCACAATCAACGGAAACGATGTAACGGAAATCCGCCGGGCACTGACCGAGGCGAAAGCCGAAACATCCCGTCCTACCCTGATTATCGGTAACACGATCATGGGTAAGGGTGCTGTGGGTGCTGACAAGAGCAGCTACGAAAACAAGGTGTCTACACACGGACAACCTCTTTCGGCAGCCGGCGTCTCTATCGCAGACACCATCCGGAACTTAGGAGGAAACCCGGACGATCCGTTCCAGATCTTCCCCGAAGTTGCGGAACTATATGCCAAACGTGCCAAAGAATTGGAAGCAATCGTTGCGGAACGCTATGCGGCCAAAGCAGAATGGGCGAAAGCTAATCCGGAACTGGCCGCCAAGATGGATTTGTGGTTCTCAGGCAAAGCACCTGTCATCGATTGGAAAGCCATCGAACAGAAACCGAACCAGGCGACCCGTGCGGCCTCGGCAACCGTCTTAGGCGTGCTGGCAACCCAGGTAGAAAATATGATCGTTTCTTCAGCCGACCTTTCCAATTCGGACAAGACCGACGGCTTCCTGAAGAAAACACATGCATTCGTAAAAGGCGATTTCAGTGGTGCATTCCTTCAAGCCGGTGTTGCCGAACTGACGATGGCTTGCGTATGTATCGGTATGTCGCTCCACGGAGGTGTAATCGTAGCCTGCGGTACGTTCTTCGTATTCTCCGACTACATGAAACCCGCTATCCGAATGGCTGCCCTGATGGAACAGCCGGTTAAGTTCGTCTGGTCTCACGATGCCTTCCGCGTAGGCGAAGACGGACCGACACACGAACCGGTTGAACAGGAAGTGCAGATTCGTCTGATGGAAAAGCTGAAGAACCACAAGGGACACAACTCAATGTTGGTATTGCGCCCGGCAGACGTGACCGAAACAACAATTGCCTGGAAGATGGCTATGGAAAACACAGCCACTCCGACAGCTTTGATTTTCTCCCGTCAGAACATCACAGACCTGCCCGCAAAAGGAAACCGCTACGACGAAGCCTTGCAGGCTGAAAAGGGAGCTTATATTGTAGAAAGTGACGAAAACCCTGATGTAATCATGGTCGCTTCCGGTTCAGAAGTCTCCACACTGGAAGAAGGAGCAGCATTGCTTCGCGCCGATGGCATCAAGGTCCGCATCGTATCTGTTCCGTCTGAAGGCTTATTCCGCAGCCAGAGCAAAGAATACCAAGAATCTGTCATTCCAACAGGAAGCAAGGTATTCGGGCTTACTGCCGGTCTGCCGGTCAACCTGGAAGGATTGGTGGGTGCCAACGGTAAGGTGTGGGGACTCGAATCATTCGGTTTCTCCGCTCCATACAAGGTATTGGACGAAAAACTCGGCTTCACGGGTCAGAACGTATACAATCAGGTAAAAGAATTATTGAATTAA
- a CDS encoding NUDIX hydrolase, which yields MTAAFYQNETKFYVAVDCIILGFDQKELNVLLYKRKFEPMMGQWSLMGGFIKAGESIEEAASRVLTDCTGIDNLFMEQVGAYGDITRDLGERVISVAYYSLVNMNDFSSETLEEYNAVWAKVSEVPQLIFDHNQMITDTLARLRRKAATRPVGFNLLPEKFTLPQLQNLYEAIYQTQLDKRNFRKKLNAMDILEKLDEKDKKGSKRGAFYYMFNKEKYDHLLEQGFYFSL from the coding sequence ATGACAGCCGCTTTTTATCAGAACGAAACCAAATTTTACGTTGCAGTAGATTGTATTATACTCGGATTCGATCAAAAAGAGCTTAATGTATTACTTTATAAACGTAAGTTTGAACCCATGATGGGACAATGGTCTCTGATGGGCGGTTTTATCAAAGCAGGAGAAAGTATAGAGGAGGCCGCCTCACGCGTGCTTACCGACTGTACTGGCATTGATAATCTTTTTATGGAACAGGTAGGTGCTTACGGAGACATTACCCGCGATCTCGGAGAGCGGGTTATCTCCGTAGCATACTATTCACTCGTCAATATGAACGATTTCAGTAGCGAAACACTGGAAGAGTATAATGCGGTCTGGGCCAAGGTCAGCGAAGTTCCACAACTTATTTTCGACCATAACCAAATGATCACCGACACATTAGCCCGTCTGCGCAGAAAAGCCGCTACCCGTCCGGTCGGATTCAACCTGCTTCCCGAAAAATTCACGTTACCGCAATTGCAGAACCTGTATGAAGCCATCTACCAGACTCAACTGGACAAGCGTAATTTCCGCAAAAAACTAAATGCGATGGATATTCTGGAGAAGTTGGATGAAAAAGACAAGAAAGGTTCCAAAAGAGGGGCTTTCTATTATATGTTCAACAAAGAAAAATACGACCATCTGCTGGAACAAGGGTTCTATTTCTCCCTATAA
- the galK gene encoding galactokinase, whose amino-acid sequence MQQKIRNKFQELFSTKGSVYASPGRINLIGEHTDYNGGFVFPGAIDKGMIAEIKPNGTGKVRAFSVDLNDYAEFGLNEEDAPKASWARYIFGVCRETIKRGGQIQGFDTVFAGDVPLGAGMSSSAALESTYAFALNDLFSLNIDKFELAKIGQSTEHNYCGVNCGIMDQFASVFGKEGSLIRLDCRSLEYKYFPFHPVGYKLVLLDSVVKHELASSAYNKRRQSCENAAAAIRRNHPEVEFLRDATMDMLNEVKGDISAEDYMRAEYVIEEVQRVLDVCDALEKDDYETVGKKMYETHHGMSKLYEVSCEELDFLNDVAKKCGVTGSRVMGGGFGGCTINLVKEEKYDAFIKEAFESYTAKFGHEPKLYNVVISDGARKLA is encoded by the coding sequence ATGCAACAAAAGATCAGAAATAAATTTCAGGAGTTATTCTCAACAAAAGGTAGCGTATATGCATCTCCGGGCCGTATTAACCTGATTGGCGAACATACCGATTATAACGGTGGTTTCGTATTTCCGGGGGCTATCGACAAAGGCATGATTGCCGAAATCAAACCAAACGGCACAGGTAAAGTTCGTGCTTTCTCTGTCGACCTGAACGACTACGCCGAATTTGGTCTGAACGAAGAAGACGCTCCAAAAGCAAGCTGGGCAAGATATATTTTCGGTGTTTGCCGCGAAACCATCAAACGTGGCGGACAGATCCAGGGATTCGATACCGTGTTTGCAGGCGATGTACCTCTGGGTGCAGGCATGTCCTCTTCCGCCGCATTGGAAAGTACCTATGCATTTGCTTTAAACGACTTGTTCTCCCTGAACATCGACAAATTTGAATTAGCTAAGATCGGTCAATCAACAGAGCATAACTATTGCGGCGTAAACTGCGGTATTATGGACCAGTTCGCTTCTGTATTCGGAAAAGAAGGCAGTTTGATCCGTCTGGATTGCCGTTCACTCGAATATAAATATTTCCCGTTCCATCCGGTCGGTTACAAATTGGTTTTACTGGATTCAGTCGTTAAGCACGAACTGGCATCTTCGGCTTACAACAAACGTCGCCAATCTTGCGAAAACGCCGCCGCCGCAATCCGTCGCAATCATCCGGAAGTCGAATTCCTACGCGATGCGACAATGGATATGCTGAACGAAGTCAAAGGCGACATCAGCGCTGAAGATTATATGCGTGCCGAATATGTGATCGAAGAAGTACAGCGCGTACTCGATGTTTGCGACGCTTTGGAAAAAGACGACTACGAAACCGTAGGCAAGAAGATGTACGAAACACATCACGGCATGAGCAAATTGTACGAAGTCAGCTGCGAAGAATTGGACTTCCTGAACGATGTTGCCAAGAAATGCGGTGTAACCGGCTCACGCGTAATGGGTGGCGGTTTCGGTGGTTGTACAATCAACTTGGTGAAAGAAGAAAAATACGATGCATTCATCAAAGAAGCATTCGAATCCTACACTGCTAAATTCGGCCACGAACCTAAGTTATATAATGTAGTAATCAGCGACGGCGCACGCAAGCTCGCATAA
- a CDS encoding MFS transporter, with translation MTQQKKQWSAIIIMIALFAMIAFVTNLCSPMAIIVKNDFGASNVLAQIGNYGNFIAYLVMGIPAGMLIAKYGYKKTALIGLAIGIIGILIQWLSGHVGKESAFLVYLIGAFTSGFTMCILNCVVNPMLNLLGGGGNKGNQLIQLGGVFNSTAAVACYILMGALIGDAAKAHIADATPALMIALAIFVIAFVVIMFTKIEEPEQAPVDTSLIKGALSHRHFALGALAIFLYMSVEVGTPTYILQYLTSKGIPASTVGLIVAVYWLMMLIGRFVGASIGAKISSRAMITTVASATLLLVSFGMFSPETSTVEVPGIDWASLSVIWQEVPVGILAFLLVGLCTSVMWGGIFNMAVEGLGKYTAIASGIFMTMVFGCAVMVAIQGWVADMTDYMTSYWVVLFSAAYILFYAAIGSKPSKKSE, from the coding sequence ATGACTCAACAAAAAAAACAATGGAGTGCCATCATCATCATGATTGCACTTTTTGCTATGATCGCATTCGTGACAAATCTTTGTTCACCAATGGCTATTATTGTAAAGAACGACTTCGGAGCAAGCAATGTCCTTGCCCAAATCGGAAACTATGGTAACTTCATCGCCTATTTGGTAATGGGAATCCCCGCAGGTATGCTGATTGCCAAATATGGCTACAAAAAAACGGCTCTTATCGGCCTAGCCATAGGTATCATCGGTATTTTAATCCAATGGTTGAGCGGTCACGTAGGCAAAGAAAGCGCTTTCTTGGTTTATCTGATCGGAGCGTTTACCAGCGGTTTCACCATGTGTATTTTGAACTGCGTAGTCAACCCGATGCTTAACTTGTTGGGAGGTGGCGGAAACAAGGGTAACCAGCTGATTCAGCTCGGAGGTGTATTCAACAGTACCGCAGCCGTTGCTTGCTACATCTTGATGGGAGCTCTTATCGGTGATGCAGCAAAGGCACATATTGCCGATGCCACCCCTGCCCTGATGATCGCTTTGGCTATTTTTGTCATCGCATTTGTAGTGATCATGTTCACTAAAATCGAAGAGCCCGAACAGGCTCCGGTCGACACAAGTCTAATCAAAGGAGCTTTAAGCCATCGTCATTTTGCTTTGGGCGCCCTGGCTATCTTCTTATATATGAGTGTAGAAGTAGGAACTCCTACCTATATCCTACAATATCTGACATCTAAAGGCATACCGGCCAGCACCGTCGGCCTTATCGTAGCTGTTTACTGGCTGATGATGCTTATCGGACGTTTTGTAGGAGCAAGTATCGGTGCCAAAATTTCCAGCCGCGCGATGATCACGACTGTCGCAAGCGCCACTTTGCTGTTAGTGAGCTTCGGAATGTTTTCACCTGAAACGAGTACGGTTGAAGTTCCCGGTATAGATTGGGCTTCATTAAGCGTTATCTGGCAGGAAGTTCCCGTCGGTATTCTGGCATTCCTCCTCGTTGGTCTCTGCACCAGTGTAATGTGGGGTGGTATCTTCAACATGGCGGTTGAAGGATTAGGTAAATACACGGCCATTGCCAGCGGTATCTTTATGACAATGGTGTTCGGTTGCGCCGTAATGGTTGCTATCCAGGGTTGGGTTGCCGATATGACCGACTACATGACCAGCTATTGGGTTGTGCTTTTCAGTGCTGCTTACATTTTATTCTACGCAGCTATCGGTTCCAAACCGTCAAAAAAATCAGAATAA